The Streptomyces seoulensis genome contains a region encoding:
- the folE gene encoding GTP cyclohydrolase I FolE, producing the protein MTDPVTLAGDGNIGEFDEKRAENAVRELLIAVGEDPDREGLLETPARVARAYREIFSGLRQRPEDVLTTTFDLGHDEMVLVKDIEVYSTCEHHLVPFRGVAHVGYIPSVTGKITGLSKLARLVDVYARRPQVQERLTTQIADSLMDILEPRGVIVVIECEHMCMSMRGIRKPGAKTITSAVRGQLRDATTRNEAMSLIMAR; encoded by the coding sequence ATGACCGACCCCGTGACGCTGGCCGGAGACGGCAACATCGGCGAGTTCGACGAGAAACGCGCCGAGAACGCCGTCCGCGAGCTCCTCATAGCCGTAGGCGAGGACCCCGACCGCGAGGGCCTCCTGGAGACCCCGGCACGGGTGGCGCGGGCTTACCGGGAGATCTTCTCCGGGCTGCGGCAGCGGCCGGAGGACGTGCTCACGACGACGTTCGACCTCGGACACGACGAGATGGTCCTGGTGAAGGACATCGAGGTATATAGCACCTGTGAGCACCATCTGGTCCCCTTCCGGGGCGTGGCGCACGTGGGCTACATCCCCTCGGTCACGGGGAAGATCACGGGTCTGTCGAAGCTCGCCCGGCTGGTGGACGTGTACGCGCGCCGCCCGCAGGTGCAGGAGCGTCTCACCACGCAGATCGCGGACTCGCTGATGGACATACTCGAACCGCGCGGCGTGATCGTCGTCATCGAGTGCGAGCACATGTGCATGTCCATGCGCGGCATCCGCAAGCCGGGCGCGAAGACGATCACCTCCGCGGTGCGCGGTCAGCTACGGGACGCGACGACCCGCAACGAGGCGATGAGCCTCATCATGGCGCGCTGA
- the ftsH gene encoding ATP-dependent zinc metalloprotease FtsH, with amino-acid sequence MDVKRYFRGPVMWIVLAVLAVVVLMQVVGNSGGYKTVDTGQVVQAINDNKIKSAKLTTGDEQTIKVTLKDGVKVKDSSKIQASYIGDQGVALAQTLQNKYQDKQIQEGYTVSPSKQSPFVGVLLTLLPFVLIVVVFLFLMNQMQGGGSRVMNFGKSKAKLITKDTPKTTFSDVAGCDEAVEELHEIKEFLQEPAKFQAVGAKIPKGVLLYGRPGTGKTLLARAVAGEAGVPFYSISGSDFVEMFVGVGASRVRDLFEQAKANAPAIVFVDEIDAVGRHRGAGLGGGHDEREQTLNQLLVEMDGFDVKGGVILIAATNRPDILDPALLRPGRFDRQIAVDPPDLQGRLEILKVHQKGKPVAPDVDLAAVARRTPGMTGADLANVLNEAALLTARGDQKLIDNHALDEAIDRVVAGPQKRTRIMSDKEKKITAYHEGGHALVAAASPNSDPVHKITILSRGRALGYTMVLPDEDKYSTTRNEMLDQLAYMLGGRAAEELVFHDPTTGAANDIEKATNVARAMVTQYGMTERLGAIKFGGDNSEPFLGREMAHQRDYSEEVAGLVDEEVKKLIETAHNEAWEILVENRDVLDNLVLALLEKETLGKEEIAEVFASIHKRPPRPAWTGSSRRTPSTRPPVLSPRELALTNGANGATPAISTVKSTTTEHGPVPEQTPEDRPES; translated from the coding sequence ATGGACGTGAAGCGATACTTCCGTGGGCCGGTCATGTGGATCGTGCTGGCCGTCCTTGCCGTGGTCGTGTTGATGCAGGTCGTCGGCAATTCCGGCGGCTACAAGACGGTGGACACCGGCCAGGTCGTGCAGGCGATCAACGACAACAAGATCAAGTCGGCCAAGCTGACCACCGGTGACGAGCAGACCATCAAGGTCACGCTCAAGGACGGCGTCAAGGTCAAGGACAGCTCGAAGATCCAGGCGAGCTACATCGGCGACCAGGGCGTGGCACTCGCCCAGACGCTGCAGAACAAGTACCAGGACAAGCAGATCCAAGAGGGATACACCGTCTCTCCCTCGAAGCAGAGCCCGTTCGTCGGCGTTCTGCTCACGCTGCTGCCCTTCGTCCTGATCGTGGTCGTGTTCCTGTTCCTGATGAACCAGATGCAGGGCGGTGGTTCCAGGGTCATGAACTTCGGCAAGTCCAAGGCGAAGCTCATCACCAAGGACACGCCGAAGACCACCTTCTCCGACGTCGCCGGCTGTGACGAGGCCGTCGAGGAGCTCCACGAGATCAAGGAGTTCCTCCAGGAGCCGGCCAAGTTCCAGGCCGTCGGCGCCAAGATCCCCAAGGGCGTGCTGCTGTACGGCCGCCCGGGTACGGGCAAGACCCTGCTGGCACGCGCCGTCGCCGGTGAGGCCGGGGTCCCCTTCTACTCGATCTCCGGTTCCGACTTCGTCGAGATGTTCGTCGGTGTCGGTGCCTCCCGGGTCCGTGACCTGTTCGAGCAGGCCAAGGCGAACGCCCCGGCGATCGTCTTCGTCGACGAGATCGACGCGGTCGGCCGGCACCGTGGTGCCGGGCTCGGCGGCGGTCACGACGAGCGCGAGCAGACCCTGAACCAGCTCCTGGTCGAGATGGACGGCTTCGACGTGAAGGGCGGCGTCATCCTGATCGCCGCCACGAACCGGCCCGACATCCTCGACCCGGCCCTGCTGCGCCCCGGTCGCTTCGACCGGCAGATCGCGGTCGACCCGCCGGACCTCCAGGGCCGCCTGGAGATCCTCAAGGTCCACCAGAAGGGCAAGCCGGTCGCGCCCGACGTCGACCTGGCCGCCGTCGCCCGCCGGACCCCCGGCATGACCGGCGCCGACCTGGCCAACGTGCTCAACGAGGCGGCGCTGCTCACCGCTCGCGGCGATCAGAAGCTGATCGACAACCACGCGCTGGACGAGGCGATCGACCGTGTGGTCGCGGGCCCGCAGAAGCGGACCCGGATCATGTCGGACAAGGAAAAGAAGATCACCGCGTACCACGAGGGCGGTCACGCCCTGGTCGCGGCGGCCTCGCCGAACTCGGACCCCGTCCACAAGATCACCATCCTGTCGCGGGGCCGTGCCCTGGGCTACACGATGGTGCTCCCGGACGAGGACAAGTACTCGACCACGCGCAACGAGATGCTCGACCAGCTCGCCTACATGCTGGGTGGACGCGCCGCCGAGGAACTGGTCTTCCACGACCCGACCACCGGCGCCGCCAACGACATCGAGAAGGCCACCAACGTGGCCCGCGCGATGGTCACCCAGTACGGCATGACCGAGCGGCTCGGCGCCATCAAGTTCGGTGGCGACAACAGCGAGCCCTTCCTCGGCCGTGAGATGGCCCACCAGCGCGACTACTCGGAAGAGGTCGCGGGGCTGGTCGACGAAGAGGTCAAGAAGCTCATCGAGACCGCGCACAACGAGGCGTGGGAGATCCTGGTCGAGAACCGCGACGTCCTCGACAACCTGGTCCTGGCCCTCCTCGAGAAGGAGACCCTGGGCAAGGAGGAGATCGCCGAGGTCTTCGCCTCGATCCACAAGCGCCCGCCGCGTCCGGCCTGGACCGGCTCCTCGCGCCGTACGCCCTCCACCCGCCCGCCGGTGCTCTCCCCCCGGGAGCTGGCACTGACCAACGGTGCGAACGGCGCCACGCCCGCGATCAGCACGGTCAAGTCCACGACGACCGAGCACGGCCCGGTCCCGGAGCAGACCCCCGAGGACCGTCCCGAGAGCTGA
- the hpt gene encoding hypoxanthine phosphoribosyltransferase, with translation MRVDAKDMGADLQRVLITKEEIDAKLAELAAKIDAEYAGKDLLIVGVLKGAVMVMADLARALSTPVTMDWMAVSSYGAGTQSSGVVRILKDLDTDIKGRHVLIVEDIIDSGLTLSWLINNLGSREPASLKVCTLLRKPDAAKVSIDVEWVGFDIPNEFVVGYGLDYAEKYRNLPFVGTLAPHVYGG, from the coding sequence ATGCGGGTGGACGCGAAAGACATGGGTGCCGACCTCCAGCGGGTGCTCATCACCAAGGAAGAGATCGACGCGAAGCTGGCCGAGCTGGCCGCGAAGATCGACGCGGAGTACGCGGGCAAGGACCTGCTGATCGTCGGTGTCCTCAAGGGCGCCGTCATGGTCATGGCGGACCTGGCGCGGGCGCTGTCCACCCCCGTCACCATGGACTGGATGGCCGTGTCCTCCTACGGCGCGGGCACCCAGTCCTCCGGTGTCGTCCGGATCCTCAAGGACCTGGACACCGACATCAAGGGCCGTCACGTCCTGATCGTCGAGGACATCATCGACTCCGGGCTGACCCTGTCCTGGCTGATCAACAACCTCGGCTCGCGTGAACCCGCCTCCCTGAAGGTGTGCACGCTGCTGCGCAAGCCGGACGCCGCCAAGGTCTCCATCGACGTGGAGTGGGTCGGCTTCGACATCCCGAACGAGTTCGTCGTCGGCTACGGCCTCGACTACGCCGAGAAGTACCGGAACCTCCCGTTCGTCGGTACGCTCGCGCCCCACGTCTACGGCGGCTGA
- the tilS gene encoding tRNA lysidine(34) synthetase TilS, whose amino-acid sequence MGPHPAVAAIRLAVRRVLHDIATGQAAEHGTTGHGSVAVARRTTGPSTTQRHRGPAPATAPLVLVACSGGADSMALASALAFEAPRLGLRAGGVTVDHGLQPGSALRAEEVALRLRELGLAPVESVAVTVGREGGPEAAARDARYAALDAAAERHGAAAVLLGHTRDDQAETVLLGLARGSGIRSLSGMAAVSGADGRYRRPFLQLDRQTARKACLVQSLPVWDDPHNTDPAYTRSRLRHEGLPALEKALGKGVVEALARTAQLSRDDADALDAWAGQAESSVRDAEGVLECAKLYALPPAVRRRVLRRAAIEAGAPAGSLFARHVEEMDRLITGWRGQGAINLPGKVVAQRQGGRLVIRQG is encoded by the coding sequence ATGGGTCCCCATCCCGCGGTCGCGGCGATACGCCTGGCGGTCCGCCGCGTCCTCCACGACATCGCCACCGGCCAGGCCGCCGAGCACGGCACCACCGGACACGGCTCCGTGGCCGTAGCCCGCCGCACCACCGGCCCGAGCACCACGCAGCGCCACCGGGGCCCGGCCCCCGCCACCGCCCCGCTCGTGCTCGTCGCCTGCTCCGGCGGCGCCGACTCCATGGCGCTCGCCTCCGCCCTCGCCTTCGAGGCCCCCCGCCTCGGCCTGCGCGCCGGCGGTGTCACCGTCGACCACGGCCTCCAGCCCGGCTCCGCCCTGCGCGCCGAGGAGGTGGCCCTCAGACTGCGCGAACTCGGCCTCGCCCCCGTCGAGTCCGTCGCCGTCACCGTGGGCCGCGAAGGCGGCCCCGAAGCGGCCGCCCGCGACGCCAGGTACGCCGCCCTGGACGCCGCCGCCGAACGCCACGGCGCCGCGGCCGTCCTGCTCGGCCACACCCGCGACGACCAGGCCGAGACCGTCCTGCTCGGCCTCGCCCGCGGCTCCGGCATCCGCTCCCTGTCCGGCATGGCCGCGGTCTCGGGGGCCGACGGCCGCTACCGGCGCCCGTTCCTCCAACTGGACCGGCAGACCGCCCGCAAGGCATGCCTGGTCCAGTCGCTGCCCGTCTGGGACGACCCGCACAACACCGACCCGGCCTACACCCGCTCCCGGCTGCGCCACGAGGGCCTGCCCGCCCTGGAGAAGGCGCTCGGCAAGGGCGTCGTCGAGGCACTCGCCCGCACCGCCCAGCTCTCCCGGGACGACGCCGACGCCCTGGACGCCTGGGCCGGGCAGGCCGAGTCCTCCGTACGCGACGCGGAGGGCGTGCTGGAGTGCGCCAAGCTCTACGCTCTGCCCCCCGCCGTCCGCCGCCGCGTGCTGCGCCGGGCCGCCATCGAGGCCGGGGCGCCGGCCGGTTCCCTCTTCGCCCGCCACGTCGAGGAGATGGACCGCCTGATCACCGGCTGGCGCGGCCAGGGAGCCATCAATCTGCCGGGCAAGGTCGTCGCCCAGCGGCAGGGTGGCAGACTGGTGATTCGGCAAGGCTGA